The following proteins are co-located in the Bacillaceae bacterium S4-13-56 genome:
- a CDS encoding DNA alkylation repair protein, whose translation MKDQFSFLGIKTPLRKEKIDKELLQRYILMNAKSKEFFMPKAIGWSFCEYSKTHSASVKNLINDHHLAKLTVREGSKYI comes from the coding sequence ATGAAAGACCAGTTTTCTTTTTTAGGAATTAAAACACCTTTACGTAAGGAGAAGATAGATAAGGAATTATTACAACGATATATCTTAATGAATGCGAAAAGTAAAGAATTTTTTATGCCAAAGGCTATTGGTTGGAGCTTTTGTGAGTATTCAAAAACACACTCCGCATCTGTAAAAAACTTGATTAATGATCACCATTTAGCAAAGTTAACTGTTCGTGAAGGAAGCAAATACATATAG
- a CDS encoding methyltransferase domain-containing protein has product MVSYTDTLAKFGIGGAHPGGLQLTKQLLGGINPKKDSFILDVGCGTGQTIEFIESNYDCSITGVEPHKEMLEKVENRVKKLGLKSEVVMGKAEQLPFKNHQFHFVLSESVTAFTVIDMSLKEYYRVIQPSGKLVMVEMTLTKKLSSLAQKEIQDFYGIPTLCSENDWQNALVNKGFLNIKSYEAPTESSVDDVEFNTSYDLQAYHFDTMNQHQILLEKYKDHLKPYVYIAEK; this is encoded by the coding sequence ATGGTTAGTTATACAGATACATTAGCTAAATTTGGAATTGGAGGAGCACATCCTGGTGGACTTCAACTAACAAAACAGCTTTTAGGAGGAATAAACCCTAAAAAGGATTCATTCATCTTAGATGTTGGGTGTGGTACCGGGCAAACGATTGAGTTCATAGAATCTAACTACGATTGTTCTATTACTGGAGTTGAGCCTCACAAGGAAATGCTGGAAAAGGTCGAAAACCGTGTTAAAAAACTAGGTTTAAAATCAGAAGTAGTCATGGGGAAAGCGGAACAACTACCTTTTAAAAATCATCAGTTTCATTTCGTGTTATCGGAGTCCGTCACCGCTTTTACCGTTATAGATATGTCCTTAAAAGAGTATTATAGAGTCATACAACCTAGTGGGAAGTTAGTTATGGTCGAAATGACTTTAACGAAAAAGCTTTCCTCCCTTGCACAAAAAGAAATTCAAGATTTTTATGGAATTCCAACCTTATGTTCAGAAAATGATTGGCAAAATGCCCTAGTTAACAAAGGATTTCTTAATATAAAGTCATATGAAGCGCCTACTGAATCGTCGGTAGACGATGTAGAATTTAATACATCTTATGACTTACAAGCGTACCATTTTGATACAATGAATCAACATCAAATCTTATTAGAAAAATATAAAGATCACCTTAAGCCATATGTATATATAGCTGAAAAATAG